From the genome of Microtus pennsylvanicus isolate mMicPen1 chromosome 20, mMicPen1.hap1, whole genome shotgun sequence, one region includes:
- the Dyrk2 gene encoding dual specificity tyrosine-phosphorylation-regulated kinase 2 isoform X2: MNDHLHISSHSHGQMQVQQLFEDNSNKRAVLTTQPNGLTTVGKTGLPVVPERQLDGVHRRQGSSTSLKSMESMGKVKATPMTPEQAMKQYMQKLTAFEHHEIFSYPEIYFLGPNAKKRQGMTGGPNNGGYDDDQGSYVQVPHDHVAYRYEVLKVIGKGSFGQVVKAYDHKVHQHVALKMVRNEKRFHRQAAEEIRILEHLRKQDKDNTMNVIHMLENFTFRNHICMTFELLSMNLYELIKKNKFQGFSLPLVRKFAHSILQCLDALHKNRIIHCDLKPENILLKQQGRSSIKVIDFGSSCYEHQRVYTYIQSRFYRAPEVILGARYGMPIDMWSLGCILAELLTGYPLLPGEDEGDQLACMIELLGMPSQKLLDASKRAKNFVSSKGYPRYCTITTLSDGSVVLNGGRSRRGKLRGPPESREWGNALKGCDDPLFLDFLKQCLEWDPAVRMTPGQALRHPWLRRRLPKPPTGEKTAVKRVTDSTGAITSISKLPPPSSSASKLRTNLAQMTDANGNIQQRTVLPKLVS, encoded by the coding sequence ATGAATGACCACCTCCACATCAGCAGCCACAGCCACGGGCAGATGCAGGTTCAGCAGCTGTTTGAGGATAACAGTAACAAGAGGGCAGTGCTTACCACGCAGCCAAATGGGCTTACGACAGTGGGCAAGACAGGCTTACCTGTGGTGCCAGAGCGGCAGCTGGACGGCGTTCACAGACGGCAGGGGAGTTCCACCTCTCTCAAGTCCATGGAAAGCATGGGCAAAGTGAAAGCCACCCCCATGACGCCCGAACAAGCGATGAAGCAATACATGCAAAAACTCACGGCCTTTGAACACCATGAGATCTTTAGCTACCCTGAAATATATTTCTTGGGTCCAAATGCTAAGAAGCGCCAAGGCATGACAGGTGGACCTAACAACGGTGGTTATGATGATGACCAGGGATCATATGTGCAGGTGCCCCATGATCATGTGGCTTACAGGTACGAGGTCCTCAAGGTCATTGGGAAGGGAAGCTTTGGGCAGGTGGTCAAGGCCTATGACCACAAAGTCCACCAGCATGTGGCCCTGAAGATGGTGCGCAACGAGAAGCGCTTCCACCGGCAGGCGGCGGAGGAGATCCGCATCCTGGAGCACCTACGGAAACAGGATAAGGACAACACCATGAACGTCATCCACATGCTGGAGAATTTTACTTTCCGCAACCACATCTGCATGACGTTTGAGTTGCTGAGCATGAACCTCTACGAGCTCATCAAGAAGAATAAGTTCCAGGGCTTCAGCCTGCCTCTGGTGCGCAAGTTTGCTCACTCGATTCTGCAATGCTTGGATGCGCTGCACAAAAACAGAATAATCCACTGTGACCTTAAGCCCGAGAACATTTTGTTAAAGCAGCAGGGTAGAAGCAGTATTAAGGTGATTGACTTCGGCTCCAGTTGTTATGAGCACCAGCGTGTTTACACGTACATCCAGTCGCGCTTTTACCGGGCTCCGGAAGTGATCCTTGGAGCCAGGTATGGCATGCCCATTGATATGTGGAGCCTGGGTTGCATCCTTGCGGAACTCCTGACGGGTTACCCCCTCTTGCCTGGGGAGGATGAAGGGGACCAGCTAGCTTGTATGATTGAACTTTTGGGCATGCCCTCCCAGAAACTCCTGGATGCTTCCAAACGAGCCAAGAATTTCGTGAGCTCCAAGGGTTACCCCCGCTACTGCACCATCACGACTCTTTCAGATGGCTCCGTGGTCCTCAATGGAGGCCGATCCCGGAGAGGGAAACTGAGGGGTCCGCCAGAGAGCAGAGAGTGGGGGAACGCACTGAAGGGATGCGATGATCCTCTTTTCCTTGACTTCTTAAAACAGTGTTTGGAGTGGGATCCCGCAGTCCGCATGACCCCGGGCCAGGCTCTGCGGCACCCGTGGCTCAGGAGGCGCTTGCCAAAGCCTCCGACAGGGGAGAAGACTGCGGTGAAGAGGGTCACGGACAGCACTGGTGCTATCACGTCGATTTCCAAGTTACCTCCACCTTCCAGCTCAGCTTCCAAGCTGAGGACTAATTTGGCACAGATGACAGATGCCAATGGGAATATTCAGCAGAGGACAGTGTTGCCAAAACTCGTTAGCTGA
- the Dyrk2 gene encoding dual specificity tyrosine-phosphorylation-regulated kinase 2 isoform X1: MLTRKPSAAAPAAYPTGRGGDTAVRQLQASPGIGAGAPRSGVGTGPPSPIALPPLRASNAATAAHTIGGGRHTMNDHLHISSHSHGQMQVQQLFEDNSNKRAVLTTQPNGLTTVGKTGLPVVPERQLDGVHRRQGSSTSLKSMESMGKVKATPMTPEQAMKQYMQKLTAFEHHEIFSYPEIYFLGPNAKKRQGMTGGPNNGGYDDDQGSYVQVPHDHVAYRYEVLKVIGKGSFGQVVKAYDHKVHQHVALKMVRNEKRFHRQAAEEIRILEHLRKQDKDNTMNVIHMLENFTFRNHICMTFELLSMNLYELIKKNKFQGFSLPLVRKFAHSILQCLDALHKNRIIHCDLKPENILLKQQGRSSIKVIDFGSSCYEHQRVYTYIQSRFYRAPEVILGARYGMPIDMWSLGCILAELLTGYPLLPGEDEGDQLACMIELLGMPSQKLLDASKRAKNFVSSKGYPRYCTITTLSDGSVVLNGGRSRRGKLRGPPESREWGNALKGCDDPLFLDFLKQCLEWDPAVRMTPGQALRHPWLRRRLPKPPTGEKTAVKRVTDSTGAITSISKLPPPSSSASKLRTNLAQMTDANGNIQQRTVLPKLVS, from the exons ATGTTAACCAGGAAACCTTCAGCCGCCGCTCCTGCCGCCTACCCGACCG GCCGAGGAGGGGACACCGCCGTTCGCCAGCTTCAGGCTTCCCCGGGGATCGGCGCCGGGGCTCCCCGAAGCGGAGTGGGGACCGGCCCACCCTCTCCCATCGCCCTGCCGCCTCTCCGGGCCAGCAACGCTGCCACCGCAGCCCACACG ATTGGCGGCGGGAGGCACACCATGAATGACCACCTCCACATCAGCAGCCACAGCCACGGGCAGATGCAGGTTCAGCAGCTGTTTGAGGATAACAGTAACAAGAGGGCAGTGCTTACCACGCAGCCAAATGGGCTTACGACAGTGGGCAAGACAGGCTTACCTGTGGTGCCAGAGCGGCAGCTGGACGGCGTTCACAGACGGCAGGGGAGTTCCACCTCTCTCAAGTCCATGGAAAGCATGGGCAAAGTGAAAGCCACCCCCATGACGCCCGAACAAGCGATGAAGCAATACATGCAAAAACTCACGGCCTTTGAACACCATGAGATCTTTAGCTACCCTGAAATATATTTCTTGGGTCCAAATGCTAAGAAGCGCCAAGGCATGACAGGTGGACCTAACAACGGTGGTTATGATGATGACCAGGGATCATATGTGCAGGTGCCCCATGATCATGTGGCTTACAGGTACGAGGTCCTCAAGGTCATTGGGAAGGGAAGCTTTGGGCAGGTGGTCAAGGCCTATGACCACAAAGTCCACCAGCATGTGGCCCTGAAGATGGTGCGCAACGAGAAGCGCTTCCACCGGCAGGCGGCGGAGGAGATCCGCATCCTGGAGCACCTACGGAAACAGGATAAGGACAACACCATGAACGTCATCCACATGCTGGAGAATTTTACTTTCCGCAACCACATCTGCATGACGTTTGAGTTGCTGAGCATGAACCTCTACGAGCTCATCAAGAAGAATAAGTTCCAGGGCTTCAGCCTGCCTCTGGTGCGCAAGTTTGCTCACTCGATTCTGCAATGCTTGGATGCGCTGCACAAAAACAGAATAATCCACTGTGACCTTAAGCCCGAGAACATTTTGTTAAAGCAGCAGGGTAGAAGCAGTATTAAGGTGATTGACTTCGGCTCCAGTTGTTATGAGCACCAGCGTGTTTACACGTACATCCAGTCGCGCTTTTACCGGGCTCCGGAAGTGATCCTTGGAGCCAGGTATGGCATGCCCATTGATATGTGGAGCCTGGGTTGCATCCTTGCGGAACTCCTGACGGGTTACCCCCTCTTGCCTGGGGAGGATGAAGGGGACCAGCTAGCTTGTATGATTGAACTTTTGGGCATGCCCTCCCAGAAACTCCTGGATGCTTCCAAACGAGCCAAGAATTTCGTGAGCTCCAAGGGTTACCCCCGCTACTGCACCATCACGACTCTTTCAGATGGCTCCGTGGTCCTCAATGGAGGCCGATCCCGGAGAGGGAAACTGAGGGGTCCGCCAGAGAGCAGAGAGTGGGGGAACGCACTGAAGGGATGCGATGATCCTCTTTTCCTTGACTTCTTAAAACAGTGTTTGGAGTGGGATCCCGCAGTCCGCATGACCCCGGGCCAGGCTCTGCGGCACCCGTGGCTCAGGAGGCGCTTGCCAAAGCCTCCGACAGGGGAGAAGACTGCGGTGAAGAGGGTCACGGACAGCACTGGTGCTATCACGTCGATTTCCAAGTTACCTCCACCTTCCAGCTCAGCTTCCAAGCTGAGGACTAATTTGGCACAGATGACAGATGCCAATGGGAATATTCAGCAGAGGACAGTGTTGCCAAAACTCGTTAGCTGA